A genomic window from Thunnus maccoyii chromosome 2, fThuMac1.1, whole genome shotgun sequence includes:
- the LOC121907436 gene encoding keratin, type I cytoskeletal 13-like — protein sequence MMTTSLRPGLSSMSLSSMSIGSRRATSVYGGAGGRSVRVSHVSNGLGAGFDLSSALGGGGGGSSAVSSSGSEKVTMQNLNDRLASYLEKVRSLESANAKLELQIREWYENQKPTIRDYSKYEAIILDLRNKIGVATQDNARLMLQIDNARLAAEDFRIKFENELAVRMSVETDIAGLRKVLDDLTLSRSELEMQVEGLKEEMVYLKKNHAEELAALQGQVSSNSVNVEVDAGPQADLSKILGDIRSQYEGIADKNRQEIEAWYKTKFDELNKQVATSTETLQTSRSEINELKRTLQALQIELQSQLSLKSALEGQLAETESRYSQQLNQLQTMVNTLESELSQVRADIERQSMEYQMLLDIKTRLEMEIAEYRRLLDGESVKVVEVVEVVKPQPVITQRRKVVIEEIVDGKVVSRTEDVNTEVVSP from the exons ATGATGACCACCTCACTCCGCCCTGGATTATCCTCCATGTCCCTGTCCTCTATGTCCATAGGCTCAAGGCGGGCTACAAGCGTCTATGGCGGTGCAGGTGGTAGAAGTGTCCGGGTGTCCCACGTCTCCAATGGCCTCGGCGCCGGCTTTGACCTGTCAAGCGCTCTCGGAGGGGGCGGAGGTGGCAGCAGCGCCGTTTCATCGTCAGGCAGCGAGAAAGTGACCATGCAGAACCTCAACGACCGCTTGGCCTCTTACCTGGAGAAGGTGCGCTCTCTGGAGTCCGCCAATGCCAAGCTGGAGCTTCAAATCCGCGAGTGGTACGAGAATCAGAAACCGACTATCAGGGACTACAGCAAGTATGAGGCAATCATCCTAGACCTGCGCAACAAG atcgGTGTTGCCACACAGGACAATGCCAGGCTAATGCTGCAGATTGACAATGCCAGACTGGCAGCGGAGGACTTCAGAATCAA GTTTGAGAATGAGCTGGCAGTACGCATGTCAGTGGAAACGGACATCGCCGGACTGCGCAAGGTCCTGGATGACCTGACCCTGTCTCGTTCTGAACTGGAGATGCAGGTGGAGGGCCTGAAGGAGGAGATGGTCTACCTGAAGAAGAACCATGCTGAG GAACTTGCCGCTTTGCAAGGCCAGGTTTCTTCCAACTCTGTGAATGTGGAGGTGGACGCTGGGCCCCAGGCGGACCTGAGCAAGATCCTTGGCGATATTAGATCTCAGTATGAGGGCATCGCTGACAAGAACCGCCAAGAAATAGAAGCTTGGTACAAGACCAAG TTTGACGAACTGAACAAGCAGGTGGCAACCAGCACAGAGACCCTCCAGACCTCCCGCAGTGAAATAAACGAGCTGAAGAGGACCCTGCAGGCCCTGCAGATTGAGCTGCAGTCCCAGCTCAGCCTG AAATCTGCCTTGGAGGGCCAGCTGGCAGAGACAGAGTCCCGCTACAGCCAGCAGTTGAACCAGCTCCAGACCATGGTCAACACCCTGGAGAGCGAGCTCAGCCAGGTGAGGGCGGACATTGAGAGGCAGTCCATGGAATACCAGATGCTCCTTGACATCAAGACCAGGCTGGAGATGGAGATTGCTGAGTACAGAAGACTGCTGGATGGAGAGAGTGTAAA GGTGGTTGAGGTCGTAGAGGTAGTCAAAC CTCAACCAGTTATCACCCAGAGGAGGAAGGTGGTGATTGAGGAGATCGTTGATGGAAAAGTGGTGTCCCGCACAGAAGATGTGAACACAGAGGTCGTCAGCCCATAG